The following coding sequences are from one Microbacterium wangchenii window:
- a CDS encoding SgcJ/EcaC family oxidoreductase produces MSPIESPATAASRDADRLTELVAAIQRTQRAEDVDGFLALFATDAVWVNGAGGRLLGVEEIADFTRKALPGGMAGQSVRYDVTDVRFPAPDVAIASVDQEYLTADGQSFSPRREGRPTYVWARRDGDWRIVHGQNTGVIQPADETIAPGDAATLRDIVANVERGFNENDAELLIRDIAPDARIVNAVGAELIGREEIETSTRKALLRAHLRDATAHYRLDGIVLLAPDVAVAHKRAWSTAEAADRGDAPEMTALYVFARRDGRWWILRRQNTLVAAA; encoded by the coding sequence ATGAGCCCGATCGAGTCACCCGCGACCGCAGCATCCAGGGACGCCGACCGCCTCACCGAGCTCGTCGCCGCCATCCAGCGCACGCAGCGGGCGGAGGACGTCGACGGCTTCCTCGCCCTGTTCGCGACCGACGCCGTGTGGGTGAATGGGGCCGGCGGGCGCCTGCTCGGGGTCGAGGAGATCGCCGACTTCACCCGGAAGGCGCTGCCCGGCGGGATGGCCGGGCAGTCGGTCCGCTACGACGTCACCGATGTGCGCTTCCCCGCACCGGACGTCGCCATCGCGAGCGTGGATCAGGAGTACCTGACCGCCGATGGGCAGTCGTTCTCGCCCCGGCGCGAAGGAAGGCCGACCTACGTGTGGGCGCGGCGGGACGGGGACTGGCGCATCGTGCACGGGCAGAACACCGGCGTGATCCAGCCGGCCGACGAAACGATCGCGCCCGGGGACGCGGCCACCCTCCGCGACATCGTCGCGAACGTCGAGAGGGGCTTCAATGAGAACGATGCCGAGCTCTTGATCCGCGACATCGCACCGGATGCACGGATCGTCAACGCGGTCGGCGCGGAGCTCATCGGACGCGAGGAGATCGAGACGTCCACCCGGAAGGCCCTCCTGCGGGCGCATCTGCGCGACGCGACGGCGCACTACCGCCTGGACGGGATCGTGCTGCTCGCGCCCGACGTGGCGGTGGCGCACAAGCGGGCGTGGTCGACCGCGGAAGCCGCAGACCGTGGCGATGCCCCCGAGATGACGGCCCTCTATGTCTTCGCCCGGCGCGACGGCCGCTGGTGGATCCTCCGCCGGCAGAACACGCTCGTCGCCGCCGCGTGA
- the zapE gene encoding cell division protein ZapE, which translates to MRPENALVAGVENAAERGGFALDAAQRALLERLATLGADVDRGPLRRSSPRSLYIHGDAGRGKSWLADAFFAELPLAQKTRVHFHGFFDELHRSIHGHRSERDAVERAIDDITGNSRLLFFDELHVHDSGDARLLTRLLDHVFQRGLAVLATSNYAPDDLLPNPIWHHIFEPGIALIKTHMDVWNLTGPIDYRTVNRQHGRGFAAGTWTPEPAGSGAPEQRALAIVKGRSFTVTSVDGGELVASFDQLCSTTTSTVEYLDWARCFSRWVITDIPPFGAVDAEAQQRFINLIDVLVDADIPVRFSSTVDLSGFLADASRRPDAIRMASRLQLLDTASRSRA; encoded by the coding sequence GTGCGACCGGAGAACGCGCTCGTTGCGGGCGTCGAGAACGCGGCAGAGCGTGGTGGCTTCGCTCTGGATGCAGCTCAACGGGCGTTACTCGAGCGGTTGGCGACTCTCGGCGCAGATGTCGATCGCGGCCCCTTGCGGCGATCGTCGCCGCGCAGCCTCTACATTCACGGGGACGCTGGGCGAGGCAAGTCCTGGCTCGCTGACGCCTTCTTTGCGGAGCTCCCGCTGGCTCAGAAGACGCGCGTGCATTTCCATGGGTTCTTCGACGAGCTGCACCGCAGCATCCACGGTCACCGAAGCGAAAGAGACGCCGTCGAACGCGCGATCGACGACATCACCGGGAACAGCCGCCTGCTCTTCTTCGACGAGCTCCACGTCCACGACTCCGGCGACGCACGGCTCCTCACCCGCTTGCTCGATCACGTCTTCCAGCGCGGTCTTGCCGTTCTCGCGACGTCGAACTACGCCCCGGACGATCTGCTCCCGAATCCGATCTGGCACCACATCTTCGAGCCGGGCATCGCGCTCATCAAGACGCACATGGACGTGTGGAACCTCACGGGTCCCATCGACTACCGCACTGTCAATCGACAGCACGGCCGCGGCTTCGCCGCCGGCACCTGGACACCGGAGCCCGCCGGTTCCGGTGCACCTGAACAGCGGGCCCTCGCCATCGTCAAGGGGCGATCATTCACGGTGACGTCAGTCGACGGCGGCGAGCTGGTCGCATCATTCGACCAGCTGTGCTCGACAACGACGTCGACGGTCGAGTACCTGGACTGGGCGCGATGCTTCTCCCGGTGGGTCATCACCGACATACCGCCCTTCGGAGCAGTCGACGCCGAGGCTCAGCAGCGCTTCATCAACCTCATCGACGTGCTGGTGGACGCCGACATACCCGTGCGTTTCTCGTCGACGGTCGATCTGTCCGGTTTCCTCGCGGACGCATCCAGACGGCCCGATGCCATCCGAATGGCAAGCCGCCTCCAACTCCTCGACACCGCTTCCCGATCGCGCGCCTGA
- the soxR gene encoding redox-sensitive transcriptional activator SoxR, whose protein sequence is MSREDMAHIPEDAVWLRPGQVAQRAGVAVSTLHYYERLGLITSRRTAGDRREYRRDTLRVIGFIRASQTLGIPLATIKQALDELPHEQPPTKRDWARIARMWRADLDQRIERLEALRDNLANCIGCGCLSLTACPYTNPGDAMGEQGPGARRLIP, encoded by the coding sequence ATGTCAAGGGAAGATATGGCGCACATCCCGGAAGACGCTGTCTGGCTGAGACCAGGACAAGTGGCCCAGCGCGCGGGCGTCGCGGTCTCGACGCTGCACTACTACGAGCGCCTCGGGCTCATCACCAGCCGGCGCACCGCCGGCGACCGCCGCGAGTACCGCCGCGACACGCTGCGCGTCATCGGCTTCATCCGCGCATCCCAGACCCTCGGCATCCCGCTCGCGACGATCAAGCAGGCCCTTGACGAGCTGCCCCACGAGCAGCCGCCCACCAAACGCGATTGGGCCCGGATCGCCCGGATGTGGCGTGCCGACCTGGATCAGCGCATCGAGCGCCTCGAGGCGCTGCGTGACAACCTCGCGAACTGCATCGGCTGCGGGTGTCTCTCCCTCACAGCCTGCCCGTACACGAATCCGGGTGATGCGATGGGGGAGCAGGGGCCGGGCGCCCGGCGTCTCATCCCGTGA